Part of the Listeria innocua genome is shown below.
AAAACTGGAATAATGAGGCGCTAAAACGATGGAAATAGCTTCTTCTATACCATCTTTATGCATTGCTTCAACCGCGTCCTCAATGAATGGTTCGATATGTTTTAAACCGATATACGCTTTAAATTCTACTTCATCTTGCGCGTCGTTTAATGCTTTTTCTAGTCCATAGGCTTGTGCTTCGGTGATTTTCGCGAGTGGTGACAGGCCTCCGATAGCGTGGTATCTTCCGCGTAAATCTGCAATCATTTCTTCACTTGGCTTATGTCCGTGACGAATATCTGTGTAGTAACGTTCAATATCTTCGTCTTTATACGGAGTCCCGTATGCCATTACAAGTAAACCTACTTTTTTAGTCATTTTTCATCATCCTTTTTTTAATAGAATTTCGCTTCTTTCGTGGATGTACTTAGTTAATTTTTTTAGCATTTCTGGTGGTACTTCTGGAAAAACACCGTGTCCTAAGTTGAAAATGTATCCTGGTTCTAGTATACCTTCTTGCAAAATTCGTTCCGTTTCTGCGATACATTTTTCTGGTGCAAGAAGTGTGGATGGGTCTAAATTTCCTTGAATTGCTTTTGTTGGTACTTTTTGTCTAGCAGTTGTAATCGTTTCACGCCAATCTACACCGACTACATCTAGTGGCATTGTTTCCCACTCTGCTAAAAGATGACTCGCCCCAACCGCTTGCATAATAATCGGTGTTGTTGGATGAACAGCTTTCACTTCTTTAACAATCATTTCAATAACAGGTCGGATGTACTGCGCATAATCCGCACGGCTAAGTGCTCCTACCCAAGAATCAAACAATTGAACAGCAGAAGCCCCGGCGTTAATTTGCGCTATTAAATAATTCGCAGTCATCCGTCCAAGTTTTTCCATTAAAATTGCCCAAACTTCTGGTTCACGGTACATAAAACTTTTTGTTTGGTGATAATTTTTCGATGGACCACCTTCTATCATATAACTTGCAAGCGTGAAAGGTGCTCCAGCAAATCCAATTAAAGGTACATCTAACATATCATCAGCTAGTAATTTTATCGTATCAAGCACATAAGGCACTTCAATTTCCGGTTTAAAAATCGTCAGTTTCTCGACATCTTGGAAAGTTCTAATTGGATTATGTATGACTGGACCAATGCCTGACTTAATCTCTACGTCTACTCCCATCCCCGGAAGTGGTGTCATAATATCTTTATATAAAATTGCTGCATCGACTCCGTATTGATCTACTGGTAATTTAGTAACATAAGCACATATTTCTGGTTGATGAGTAATTTCAAATAGCGAATATTTTTCTTTTAATTTACGATATTCTGGTTGAGATCTCCCTGCTTGTCTCATGTACCAAACCGGAATTCGGTCCACTTGTTCTTTTCGCGCTGCTTTTAAAAATAAATCGTTCGTTATTTTTGTCATTGAGTCGCTTCCCTTCTTTGTTCATTTACACACAATAGGCAACAGAACAATAAATAACTTCTCCAGATAAAAGGATACTAGAAATCTTGTATAAAACCAAACAAATTGCCTATCTACTGTTTCAATTATGAAAAACGTGGAAAACAAAGGTGTAATCATTTATCTTAATTGAATAAAACTGAAAGAAGGACTTATCATGAAAAAAGTATTTATCACAACTGGAACAGAACATTATCTTCGTCAACTAATGGAAAACTATATTGGCGAGAATGTGACACTTCTGCAAAACTTTTCGCAATCTCTTTTGTATCAAGAGTCAACTGGAGAAAAACTTTTCCAAGAAGGTAAAGAGTATCGAGTTTTACAAAGTAGTGGTTCTTTAAAAGGTTTTGGAATTGTTGTGTTTGAATATATTCAACTTCGCGATGAAGAGATTCCGATTTTCTTACAAATGTATCAACATGCTAGCTTACATTTTAGTGAAACACCTGGGTTACAAAGCACAAAACTTACCAAAGCGATGAATACAAATCAGTTTTTAATTGTTTCTTTTTGGGATTCCGAAGTTTTCTTTCAAGAATGGAAAAAAACTCCTTTACACAAAGAAATTACAAGCATCATGAAAAAAAATAATACGCAAGTTGGTTTCTCACATGAAGATATTTATCATTATCCAGAATTCTCACATGATGCTAAATAGGAAAAAGCGATTTGGACCAAAAATCCAAATCGCTTTTTTTATTCGTACATTTTTTTCATTCTGATTGGAGCATAAAGGAAAGTAAAAATCGCTACAAAAGCTAAATTTATTCCTAATATCACCATCCCGCCGATTGTTCCATTTTGGGCAATTCCAATAAGGCTAAAGAGTATTGCTTGGCCAAGTAGTAAAATTCGTAAAAAGTGAATAAAACTACGGTGGCGATAAGCATCATCAATCGGATAAAGACGTAACATAATTTGTGCATCATAATGTTTTAGCATCGGGATAAATTGAAAGCCAGTTAAATATAAGAATAACAATGAAAAAATAATATTCAAATAAAATCCTTGCACAAAAACGAGCAGAATAACAGCAATTACAGTGAGCCTAACGTAAAGTCCGATGTATTCATTCGTTCTTACAAAAGTGCGGCTAAACAAATAAGCAAACGTTTTTCTTTTCGCATAAGGAATTGGCTGATATAAGAAATCAAGATAGTTCCGTCTACGAACCGTCCCTCGTAAGTGTGGTACATCCGTAAATAAATTAACCAAACGATAGAAACGATTCATTCGCGCTTCTTCTTTATCTACTAAATATTCCCATCTAAGCGTCACTTTAGAAGTTTTCTTCTTAATCCAGTAATAACTCGCTAAAATTACAACTAGAACAAGCGGAATCGAAATAAAAGGCGCAGAAATTAACGAAATATAAATTAAAATAGCATTTACAATAACGCGAACAAACATCCATGTTGTATCAGCATCTTCCAATTTCATACTTTCAAAGCCAAAATAAATATTCCAAGCTTTAAGTAAAGCAAGCACGATAAATAATGTAAAGAACTGGCTATAAGGTATTCCTGTCACTTCTACATACATAGGCATACAAATACCGAGAACGATTACGAATACATACAATTGCATAAAGAAACTGGCTATTTTTGCTTGAGAAAAATATGCATCCATTGCTTTTTCTTGAACGATTAAGTAAACTACGTCCGGTTTTTGTAGTAGCGTTGCGACTGGGCTAATTGCAATAGAAGCTGTAAGTAAAATAACCATCAGCGGAATAACTGGGAAACTAGGCTCAAGCGTTTTCACCCAACCTGCGTAATAAAAAATACCGGCACCGAGCCCAATGATAAGAACAAACAGCAGATGATCATTAAACATATAACGGAGATAGCGCATTACTTCTGTAGTATAAGCGCTAAAACGTTCCTTCCAGAGCGCTTTACTGTCAAATATCATCTTCATCAGCTTCCTCTTCCTTTGTCAACTGGATGTAAATTTCATCAAGTGAAGCTCCTGGCATTTCAAAGTTCGTTTGTAAATCTTTCAAAGTACCTTCTGCACGAATTTCACCTTGATGAATAATGATAAAAGTATCGCAATATTTTTCAGCTGTCGCCAAAATATGCGTTGACATTAAAATACTTGCTCCCTCACTTCGCATTTCATCCATCCAATTAAGTAGTGACTGGATTCCAAGTGGATCAAGCCCAACAAAAGGTTCGTCAATAATATATAATTTAGGCTCAATTAAAAAAGCCGACATAATCATTACTTTCTGTTTCATCCCTTTAGAAAAATGCGCTGGAAACCAATTCAATTTTTTCTCTAAGCGAAATTCTTTTAAAAGTGGGGGCATTCTTTCTTGTAATTCTTCTTGTGAAAGACCATAAGCCATTCCGGTTAATTCTAGATGTTCTTTTAATGTTAATTCTTCATATAATACCGGGGTTTCTGGGATATAAGAAAATTGCTTTCTATATGTTTCTGTATCTTCCACTAATTGGTGACCGTTGATTTTAATTGTCCCTTGTTTTGGATGCATTAAGCCAGTTATGTGTTTAATGGTTGTACTTTTTCCTGCTCCGTTTAGGCCGATTAATCCAACAATTTGTTTTTCTTCAATCGCAAATGAAATATCTTTTAGGACTGGTCGCTTTGTATACCCGCCCGTCAGGTGTTCTACTTCTACTAAAGCCATTTCCATACCTCCTTACGTATCTTTAGTTAATAATAGCATATTCATACCTTGAACTGTCAAAATAATCCATTGTCCACTATCTCATACATGCTTTTGACTCGTTTTTATGTTAAATTAAAGTAGTACATAATTAATATGTTGTGAAAGGTGGTCATACTTAATGGACGATTGCATTTTCTGCAAGATAGTTCGCGGTGAAATCCCTTCTGCCAAAGTGTATGAAGATGATGAAGTATACGCATTCCTTGATTTAGGACAAGTCACAGAAGGTCATACACTCGTAATTCCTAAAAAACATGCTAGGAACACATTCGATTTACCTGAAGAGACGGCTGCTGAATTATTCCGCCGCGTGCCAAAAATCGCGCGAGCTTTAAAAGAAGCTTTACCGCTACAGGGATTAAATATTTTAAATAATAATGAAGAAGTAGCTTACCAATCTGTTTTTCATTGTCATATCCATTTAATACCAAGGTATAGCAAATCAGACGACTTTGGGTTAAAATGGAAAGATAACGCAGACTGGTATACACAAGAACGTTACCAAGAAATTGCTGAACTTATTGCAGCAAAAATAGACTAAAATGACTTTATGGATGGAGTGGAGTATAAATGAATAAAAAATCACTTATTTTTGGTATTTTAGCTGGTGGGGCAATTGGAGCCGCAGCCTCGGTATTATTTGCTCCAAAATCCGGCAATGAACTTCGAAAAGATATTGTTGCTAAATCAGGTGAAGCAAGTGTCATTTTAAAAGAACTAGCATACAATGCAAATGAACTTATTCAATCTGTTCAAGTTCTTGGCACAGAAGGCTCAACACTACTTAAAGATGTTTCTTCAGACATTATGGAATCTGTTTCTAAGTGGAACGAGGAAATGGAACCTGAAAAGAAACGCTTAAAAGACGAAATTAAAGATATGCAAAAAACAATTTCTGATTTAGAAAAAACACTCAAAAAAGATAATAAATAAGTATAAAAACTGGGCGCTTGCTCAGTTTTTTTCTGTGCTTAAAATCACCTTCATAAAAACGTCAAAATTAGGCAATTATTTATTAAAAAAAGGGTTGAATTTTATTCCAATTGAGCATACAATACTATGGTGCCTTCTGACGGAGCACTATTTTAGCTTTAACTGGAGGAAAGTTTACAATGCGCTGCTTAAAATCAATCAACACAGAGCGACGAGATGAGTTTAATCGACTTTTCCTAAAAGGTATTCTTGTTTGGCTAGCTGCCGTATGTATTTGTTTTTTAACACAACATTTAATGTACCCCGGCCAACTTACAAATGATTATCAATTCATGAGCTTTTTGGGTATTGTTTTAATTTATCCGATTCATAAGTTGCTTCATATTATTGGGTGCTTTAAATATCGCGAAGGTACAGTCATTCAGTGGCGTATCCATTTCTTTATTCTTCCCTGTATAAAATTAAATATTAAACGGATAATTCCAAAATGGCATTACATTTTTTCATTAATTTTGCCTTTTGTCGTTATCACTACTATTCTAATCACTTTAATGCTTATAACTCCAATTGGGCACTCGGGAATGTT
Proteins encoded:
- a CDS encoding HIT family protein, which produces MDDCIFCKIVRGEIPSAKVYEDDEVYAFLDLGQVTEGHTLVIPKKHARNTFDLPEETAAELFRRVPKIARALKEALPLQGLNILNNNEEVAYQSVFHCHIHLIPRYSKSDDFGLKWKDNADWYTQERYQEIAELIAAKID
- a CDS encoding antibiotic biosynthesis monooxygenase family protein, with protein sequence MKKVFITTGTEHYLRQLMENYIGENVTLLQNFSQSLLYQESTGEKLFQEGKEYRVLQSSGSLKGFGIVVFEYIQLRDEEIPIFLQMYQHASLHFSETPGLQSTKLTKAMNTNQFLIVSFWDSEVFFQEWKKTPLHKEITSIMKKNNTQVGFSHEDIYHYPEFSHDAK
- a CDS encoding ABC transporter ATP-binding protein, yielding MALVEVEHLTGGYTKRPVLKDISFAIEEKQIVGLIGLNGAGKSTTIKHITGLMHPKQGTIKINGHQLVEDTETYRKQFSYIPETPVLYEELTLKEHLELTGMAYGLSQEELQERMPPLLKEFRLEKKLNWFPAHFSKGMKQKVMIMSAFLIEPKLYIIDEPFVGLDPLGIQSLLNWMDEMRSEGASILMSTHILATAEKYCDTFIIIHQGEIRAEGTLKDLQTNFEMPGASLDEIYIQLTKEEEADEDDI
- a CDS encoding YtxH domain-containing protein; protein product: MNKKSLIFGILAGGAIGAAASVLFAPKSGNELRKDIVAKSGEASVILKELAYNANELIQSVQVLGTEGSTLLKDVSSDIMESVSKWNEEMEPEKKRLKDEIKDMQKTISDLEKTLKKDNK
- a CDS encoding ABC transporter permease, whose protein sequence is MKMIFDSKALWKERFSAYTTEVMRYLRYMFNDHLLFVLIIGLGAGIFYYAGWVKTLEPSFPVIPLMVILLTASIAISPVATLLQKPDVVYLIVQEKAMDAYFSQAKIASFFMQLYVFVIVLGICMPMYVEVTGIPYSQFFTLFIVLALLKAWNIYFGFESMKLEDADTTWMFVRVIVNAILIYISLISAPFISIPLVLVVILASYYWIKKKTSKVTLRWEYLVDKEEARMNRFYRLVNLFTDVPHLRGTVRRRNYLDFLYQPIPYAKRKTFAYLFSRTFVRTNEYIGLYVRLTVIAVILLVFVQGFYLNIIFSLLFLYLTGFQFIPMLKHYDAQIMLRLYPIDDAYRHRSFIHFLRILLLGQAILFSLIGIAQNGTIGGMVILGINLAFVAIFTFLYAPIRMKKMYE
- the hemE gene encoding uroporphyrinogen decarboxylase; the encoded protein is MTKITNDLFLKAARKEQVDRIPVWYMRQAGRSQPEYRKLKEKYSLFEITHQPEICAYVTKLPVDQYGVDAAILYKDIMTPLPGMGVDVEIKSGIGPVIHNPIRTFQDVEKLTIFKPEIEVPYVLDTIKLLADDMLDVPLIGFAGAPFTLASYMIEGGPSKNYHQTKSFMYREPEVWAILMEKLGRMTANYLIAQINAGASAVQLFDSWVGALSRADYAQYIRPVIEMIVKEVKAVHPTTPIIMQAVGASHLLAEWETMPLDVVGVDWRETITTARQKVPTKAIQGNLDPSTLLAPEKCIAETERILQEGILEPGYIFNLGHGVFPEVPPEMLKKLTKYIHERSEILLKKG
- a CDS encoding DUF3267 domain-containing protein, with product MRCLKSINTERRDEFNRLFLKGILVWLAAVCICFLTQHLMYPGQLTNDYQFMSFLGIVLIYPIHKLLHIIGCFKYREGTVIQWRIHFFILPCIKLNIKRIIPKWHYIFSLILPFVVITTILITLMLITPIGHSGMFLILLSVHFGMSFSDFTHIKKLWKMPKNCFVESAERGFSILISD